A genomic stretch from Nocardia wallacei includes:
- a CDS encoding AI-2E family transporter, whose protein sequence is MSESTNPPAAQNDSSRPLPDRGMVIGTGLLWLAKWSVCIVAVAAGAWVLAYLVAKLWVVVLPVLLALVVATVLWPPTRWLTRHRFPPAAAAATVVLGFLALFAGIIALIVPSVVDQAPELADRSSAGIHQVQDWLQGPPLNIRQEQLDSAVDAIVNRLQSSSERIASGVFSGVSTATSTVVTLFLVLILTFFFIKDGPRFLPWLHALLGSRGGRHFEEVLNRVWVTLGGFIRTQALVSLIDAVFIGAGLVILHVPLAMVLAVITFIGGFVPMVGAFVAGALAVLVALVANGFTTALIVLGIIIAVQQIEGNVLQPVLQSRSMKLHAVIVLLAVTAGGSIFGIVGAFLAVPVAAVVAVVVRYIGEQIDLVTAPPPGEEPDKVVASSD, encoded by the coding sequence GTGAGTGAGTCGACGAATCCGCCTGCGGCACAGAATGATTCGAGCAGGCCGCTACCGGACCGCGGGATGGTGATCGGCACCGGGCTGCTCTGGCTGGCGAAGTGGTCGGTGTGCATCGTCGCGGTCGCGGCGGGTGCCTGGGTGCTGGCCTACCTCGTCGCCAAGCTGTGGGTGGTGGTGTTGCCGGTGCTGCTGGCGCTGGTCGTCGCGACCGTGCTGTGGCCGCCGACCCGCTGGCTCACCCGCCACCGCTTCCCGCCGGCCGCGGCGGCCGCGACCGTGGTGCTCGGCTTTCTCGCGCTGTTCGCCGGCATCATCGCGCTGATCGTGCCGTCGGTCGTGGACCAGGCGCCGGAGCTGGCCGATCGGTCCAGCGCCGGTATCCACCAGGTGCAGGACTGGCTGCAGGGGCCGCCGCTGAACATCCGGCAGGAGCAGCTGGATTCGGCGGTGGACGCGATCGTGAACCGGCTGCAGTCCAGCTCCGAGCGGATCGCGTCGGGCGTCTTCAGCGGGGTGAGCACGGCCACCTCGACCGTGGTCACGCTGTTCCTGGTGCTGATCCTGACGTTCTTCTTCATCAAGGACGGGCCGCGGTTCCTGCCGTGGCTGCACGCGCTGCTGGGTAGCCGGGGCGGTCGTCATTTCGAAGAGGTGCTGAACCGGGTCTGGGTCACGCTGGGCGGGTTCATCCGGACCCAGGCGCTGGTGAGCCTGATCGATGCGGTCTTCATCGGGGCCGGTCTGGTGATCCTGCACGTGCCGCTGGCGATGGTGCTGGCGGTGATCACCTTCATCGGTGGGTTCGTGCCGATGGTCGGCGCGTTCGTCGCCGGGGCGCTGGCGGTGCTGGTCGCGTTGGTGGCCAACGGCTTCACCACGGCGCTGATCGTGCTCGGCATCATCATCGCGGTGCAGCAGATCGAGGGCAATGTGCTGCAGCCGGTGCTGCAGAGCCGCAGCATGAAGTTGCACGCCGTGATCGTGCTGCTCGCCGTCACCGCCGGTGGCTCGATCTTCGGGATCGTCGGCGCGTTCCTCGCGGTGCCGGTGGCCGCCGTGGTGGCCGTGGTGGTCCGCTATATCGGCGAGCAGATCGATCTGGTCACCGCGCCGCCTCCGGGGGAGGAACCCGACAAGGTCGTGGCGAGCTCGGATTGA